The Microcoleus sp. FACHB-831 region AACTGTTCAATTTTCTTTCTAGCTGCGGGACGGACAAAAAAAGGAATCTCTTTCAGTTTGGCTTCCGCTTCCGGCGTCCATTGCACCGCATCTGGTTGGTTAGGATTACTCACAGAATTTGTCTCTCAAAATAACAGTGGATCGAGTCGCTAGCGGTAGGGATGGGGCGATCTGAACCACAATATTACCCTCCAACGACTCGTTTTTGACTTTATATCGTTTCTCCGGGTCTATCTCACTATGCCAGGAATATCCACCAGTTGCTAGCAGCAGGGTTTCTGGAAGCTGCTGCTTTTGGCAAAAATATTAACTTTTGTAAATAAGCTTGACTCTCCAGTGTACTGGAGTTTTTAGTCTGGGATTATCAAGAACCCCTCAAGGGAGTTACAAGGAGAAAAATATGACACTACAACTAAAAGTTCCTAGCATGGCGTGTTCGGCTTGTGCAGCCACGATTACCAAAGCAGTGACGGCGATAGATCCAGGCGCGGTGGTAGACGCTGACACCAAAACGAAAATCGTGAAGGTGGAAACGCAACAGGGGGAGACAGCAGTAAGGGAAGCGATCGCCAGCGCTGGATATCCAGTTGCGTAGATAGAGGAGTGGGGAGTTGGGGATAGCGATCGCAGCAGTACCGACATCAACCCCATCTTCCAAACTCCAGCTAGCGCCAAAAACTAGAAGGATGTGAAGTTAATTATGAACATCAAAAGCAAAGTTTGGAGCAATATTATCGGGTTGGGGTTGTTGTTGGGAATCGCAACAGACGCAACAGCTACCGAACTGCCACCCAGCCATACAAATCAATTTCAACAAATTGAGCAACCCGTAAGCCTAAAAGTAGGCGTCACGTTAGCAGGTTTAGGGCTAATTGGTTTAGAACTATGGTGGTTTCTGCTAAGTAAAACCGCCGCTAAAAAAGCAGAGTCTCGCGAGGGAATTCAGGAAATGAAAATTACAGTCAACGGTGGTTATGAACCCAATCGAGTTGTGGTTCAAGCAGGTCAACCTGTACGCCTCAACTTTTTCCGCCAAGATCCCAGCAGTTGTTTAGAAAAAGTATTGTTCCCTGATTTTCGTATTGCTGCCGACTTGCCCCTAAATCAAGATATATCCGTAGAATTCACGCCAGAGAAACCAGGCGAATATCAATTTAACTGCGGCATGAATATGGTTCGAGGTGTAGTCGAAGTACAGGCGGATGTTCCGTCGTAGGTTGATGCTGAATTGCTTGATGCTAGCGATTATATCAATTCAGTGTAATCGCTGCGCTTATAACAAATCGTCACCCCTTATTAGTTATTAACTTGTTTATTAAGAGCATTAATAACTAATTGCAAAGGAGAAAGAAAACATGGAAACCAACTATCTACGATTAAAAGGCATGAGCTGTGCTGCTTGTGCTTCCAACATTGAACAAGCTATCCAATCTGTTTCTGGAGTTCTTGAGTGCAACGTTAACTTTGGCATGGAACAGGCTACTGTTAAATATAATCCCCAGCAAACAACTTTAGATGAAATAAGCGGTGCTGTAGCTGATGCTGGTTATACAGCAGAACCGCTTAAAGATTTCGGAACTGGAGAAGATGATAGCGAGCAAGCACCCCGGCGCCAAGAACAGCAAGATTTGACGCGCAAAGTCGCATTTAGTACAGCCATTAGTCTTGTATTAGTCATCGGTTCGCTGCCAGCAATGACGGGGCTGCACATACCTTTAATTCCCATATGGCTGCATAATAATTGGGTGCAGTTGGTGCTAACAACGCCAGTGCTATTTTGGTGCGGTAAATCCTTTTTTACAGGGGCATGGAAAGCGCTAAAGCGTCACGCGGCAGATATGAACGCGCTGATTGCGCTGGGTACGGGGGCAGCTTATTTGTATTCGCTAGTTGCTACTGTTTTGCCTGGATTATTTGTGCGAACGCAAGGCCATTCTTTACAACCAGCGGTATATTACGAAACAGCTGCGGTTGTGATTACCTTGATTTTGCTGGGGCGGCTTTTAGAAAATCGCGCTAAGGGGCAAACGTCAGCAGCAATTCGTAAATTGATGGGGCTACAAGCCAAAACTGCAAGGGTAATTCGTGGCGTACAAGAAATTGATGTGCCGATTGCAGAAGTTGTAGTTGGTGATGTTATTTTGGTGCGTCCGGGTGAAAAAATTCCCGTTGATGGTGAGGTAATAGAAGGCGCTTCCAGTGTAGATGAAGCAATGGTTACTGGCGAAAGTTTGCCCTCTAAGAAACAGCCAGGGGATGAAGTAATTGGGGCAACAATTAATAAGACTGGCAGCTTTAAATTTAGAGCATTACGAGTAGGACGCGATACAGTTTTGGCGCAAATTGTCAATCTGGTTCAACAAGCTCAAAGTGCTAAAGCCCCTATCCAGAAATTAGCAGATCGGGTTACGGCGTGGTTTGTGCCTGTTGTAATAGCGATCGCGATCGCTACCTTCGTAATCTGGTTTGATATTATGGGCAACCCAACAATGGCTTTAATCGCAACAGTTGGCGTGCTGATTATTGCTTGTCCTTGTGCGTTGGGTTTAGCTACTCCCACCTCAGTTATGGTGGGAACAGGTAAAGGTGCAGAAAACGGCATCCTTATTAAAGGTGCAGATACTCTTGAACTAGCTCAGAAAATCCAGACTATCGTATTAGATAAAACTGGTACGCTGACTCAAGGTAAGCCGACTGTAACTGACTTTGTTACTTTACGCGGAACGGCTAATGGTAATGAGCTAAAACTTCTAAGTTTAGCCGCATCAGTTGAGCGTAATTCCGAACATCCTTTAGCTGAAGCTGTCGTTAAATATGCTCAATCTCAACAAGTAGAACTGACAACAGCTAAAAACTTTGAAGCGATCGCGGGTAGCGGCGTTCAAGGTATAGTTTTAGACAGACTTGTACAAATCGGAACCCAGCAGTGGATGGATGAGTTAAAGATTGATACTCTATCCTTACAAGGGCAAAAAGTTGCATGGGAAGGTGCTGGTAAAACGGCGATATGGATTGCTGTCGATGGAGAAATTCATGGTTTGATGGGTATTGCTGATGCTCTTAAACCTTCTTCAGCCGAAGCCGTAAAAGCACTTAAAAAATTAGGCTTGCAGGTGGTTATGCTAACAGGAGATAATCGCGAAACAGCAGAAGCGATCGCGCAGGAAGTTGGGATCGCAAAAGTCTTTGCAGAAGTACGTCCCGACCAAAAAGCAGCAATTATCAAATCTCTCCAGTTAGGTGAGAAGAATAAAAATTCAAAAGCGATTGTGGCAATGGTTGGAGATGGTATTAACGACGCGCCAGCACTTGCACAAGCTGATGTAGGGATAGCAATAGGAACTGGAACGGATGTAGCGATCGCAGCTAGCGACATCACTTTAATTTCTGGAGATTTGCTAGGAATTGTCACGGCTATTCAACTAAGCCGCGCCACTATGCAGAATATTCGCCAAAATCTGTTTTTTGCCTTTATCTACAATGTGGCTGGTATTCCCATTGCAGCTGGAATTCTCTACCCTATATTTGGTTTGTTACTCGACCCCGCGATCGCAGGTGCGGCGATGGCACTTTCTTCGATTTCTGTCGTCACAAATGCTCTGCGTTTGCGTAATTTTCGCCCTTCATTCAACAGGTTGTAAGGTGGGGAATGACCGCCAACGCAACTCAATTAAAGTAAGGTGGGCATTGCCCACCCTACTGCTAACAAATAACAACTACCAATCAAAGAACATGAATCGTTTTCTTACTTGTATTGCTATAAGCGCCACCTTGGTTCTAAGTCAATCTTGCTCATCATTTAAATCAGAACAGACAGCGGAAGCTAATTCTGACCCTCATACTGGACATTCGATGCCTGGAATGAAACCAACAGCGGAAGAGCATAATCACTCTCATGGTGGGCATTCAATGCATGACATGAAATCGGGAGAAACGACTGCTGTAAGTGAAGCTAAACTTGCTGTAAAAAATGATATCAAACCGCAGCGTCCTACTCTTTTGGGTATCAATATTCAGGATAAGAATGGAAAAGCGATCGCTAAGTTTGACACTTTCCAAGAAAAACTCATGCACCTAATTGTTGTTAGCGACGATCTCCAGTTTTTCGACCACATCCATCCCACCTACAAGCAGAACGGACGCTTTGAAGTAGACGCTACTTTTCCTAAACCTGGTAGTTATACCCTTTTCAGCGATTACAAACCATCTGGGCAAAAAGAACAAGTTTCCGCGCTGAAAACTCAGGTTCCTGGTAAAACTAATTCATCAGCCGC contains the following coding sequences:
- a CDS encoding cupredoxin domain-containing protein; this encodes MNIKSKVWSNIIGLGLLLGIATDATATELPPSHTNQFQQIEQPVSLKVGVTLAGLGLIGLELWWFLLSKTAAKKAESREGIQEMKITVNGGYEPNRVVVQAGQPVRLNFFRQDPSSCLEKVLFPDFRIAADLPLNQDISVEFTPEKPGEYQFNCGMNMVRGVVEVQADVPS
- a CDS encoding heavy-metal-associated domain-containing protein, translated to MTLQLKVPSMACSACAATITKAVTAIDPGAVVDADTKTKIVKVETQQGETAVREAIASAGYPVA
- a CDS encoding PCP reductase family protein, producing MSNPNQPDAVQWTPEAEAKLKEIPFFVRPAARKKIEQFARDAGQMRISVELYEQAKKKFS
- a CDS encoding heavy metal translocating P-type ATPase, yielding METNYLRLKGMSCAACASNIEQAIQSVSGVLECNVNFGMEQATVKYNPQQTTLDEISGAVADAGYTAEPLKDFGTGEDDSEQAPRRQEQQDLTRKVAFSTAISLVLVIGSLPAMTGLHIPLIPIWLHNNWVQLVLTTPVLFWCGKSFFTGAWKALKRHAADMNALIALGTGAAYLYSLVATVLPGLFVRTQGHSLQPAVYYETAAVVITLILLGRLLENRAKGQTSAAIRKLMGLQAKTARVIRGVQEIDVPIAEVVVGDVILVRPGEKIPVDGEVIEGASSVDEAMVTGESLPSKKQPGDEVIGATINKTGSFKFRALRVGRDTVLAQIVNLVQQAQSAKAPIQKLADRVTAWFVPVVIAIAIATFVIWFDIMGNPTMALIATVGVLIIACPCALGLATPTSVMVGTGKGAENGILIKGADTLELAQKIQTIVLDKTGTLTQGKPTVTDFVTLRGTANGNELKLLSLAASVERNSEHPLAEAVVKYAQSQQVELTTAKNFEAIAGSGVQGIVLDRLVQIGTQQWMDELKIDTLSLQGQKVAWEGAGKTAIWIAVDGEIHGLMGIADALKPSSAEAVKALKKLGLQVVMLTGDNRETAEAIAQEVGIAKVFAEVRPDQKAAIIKSLQLGEKNKNSKAIVAMVGDGINDAPALAQADVGIAIGTGTDVAIAASDITLISGDLLGIVTAIQLSRATMQNIRQNLFFAFIYNVAGIPIAAGILYPIFGLLLDPAIAGAAMALSSISVVTNALRLRNFRPSFNRL